A region from the Corallococcus caeni genome encodes:
- a CDS encoding cytochrome P450 encodes MSTAVEAVKVEGQSEAIHIDPHGGKAPAAMKCPHLGAQYNPFAGPHVADPHPFYAELRRDAPVSYNPMLGMWLVSRYDDICHVLKDPSRYSSADLGNMGSVLSPETLSVLAEGYPLADSLINSDPPAHTRLRKLLGRGFSAQRIAAQEAPIRAVSEELIHAFVQKGHADLVTQFAYPLPVRVILGMAGIPQEDMADIKRWCDDFFRMIFTRVPAEEQPPLARSWVTFQHYVARLIRARTDEPRDDLVSYLVTTDADGEALTLPELIIAIAGSMLAAGHETTTALLAQCWKQALLQPGLWQRLREDRSLVPHLIEETLRFDSVAHGMIRTTMEDVELAGVALPKGSRLLLLYASGSRDASLLADGERFDISRHHPTHLGFGRGIHFCIGAPLARLEAVIATNLLLDQLPDLRLEENPDFGTTQSLTIRSIQHLRVAWTPTGA; translated from the coding sequence GTGAGTACCGCAGTGGAAGCAGTGAAGGTGGAAGGGCAGTCCGAGGCAATCCACATCGACCCGCATGGCGGCAAGGCCCCAGCCGCCATGAAGTGCCCCCATCTGGGTGCCCAGTACAACCCGTTCGCGGGACCGCACGTCGCGGATCCGCATCCGTTCTACGCGGAGCTGAGACGGGACGCGCCCGTCAGCTACAACCCCATGCTGGGGATGTGGCTGGTGAGCCGCTACGACGACATCTGCCACGTGCTGAAGGACCCGTCGCGCTACTCGTCGGCGGACCTGGGCAACATGGGCTCGGTGCTCTCCCCGGAGACGCTCTCGGTGCTCGCCGAGGGCTATCCCCTGGCGGACAGCCTGATCAACTCGGATCCGCCCGCGCACACCCGGCTGCGCAAGCTGCTGGGAAGGGGCTTCTCCGCCCAGCGCATCGCCGCGCAGGAAGCCCCCATCCGCGCCGTCTCCGAGGAGCTCATCCACGCCTTCGTGCAGAAGGGGCACGCGGACCTGGTGACGCAGTTCGCGTACCCGCTGCCCGTGCGGGTCATCCTGGGCATGGCGGGCATCCCCCAGGAGGACATGGCGGACATCAAGCGCTGGTGCGACGACTTCTTCCGGATGATCTTCACCCGCGTCCCCGCGGAGGAGCAGCCGCCGCTGGCGCGCAGCTGGGTCACCTTCCAGCACTACGTCGCCCGCCTCATCCGCGCCCGGACCGACGAGCCCCGGGACGACCTGGTCAGCTACCTGGTCACCACCGACGCGGACGGCGAGGCGCTCACGCTGCCGGAGCTGATCATCGCCATCGCGGGCAGCATGCTGGCGGCGGGCCATGAGACGACGACGGCGCTGCTCGCCCAGTGCTGGAAGCAGGCCCTGCTCCAGCCCGGCCTCTGGCAGCGGCTGCGCGAGGACCGCTCGCTGGTGCCGCACCTCATCGAGGAGACGCTGCGCTTCGACTCGGTGGCGCACGGGATGATCCGCACCACGATGGAGGACGTGGAGCTCGCGGGCGTCGCGCTGCCCAAGGGCTCGCGGCTGCTCCTGCTCTACGCGTCCGGAAGCCGTGACGCCTCGCTGCTGGCGGACGGGGAGCGCTTCGACATCTCCCGGCACCACCCCACGCACCTGGGCTTCGGCCGGGGCATCCACTTCTGCATCGGAGCGCCGCTGGCCCGGCTGGAGGCGGTCATCGCCACCAACCTGCTGCTGGATCAGCTCCCGGATCTGCGGCTGGAGGAGAATCCGGACTTCGGCACGACGCAGTCGCTGACCATCCGCTCCATCCAGCACCTGCGCGTGGCCTGGACCCCCACCGGGGCCTGA
- the menE gene encoding o-succinylbenzoate--CoA ligase: MIHDCPIREGAGLHPNAEALRFADQTWTFRALDEAVTRWTGALAARGVGQGDRVALLSTSHPAVTFLFWALGRLGAVFAPLNARLTPAELRPLLEAVEPRLTLALEALRDRLPGAEALEAFPDGVTTGSVPARAWDADTPRVILFTSGTTGRPKGAVLTEGAFRASCQASAANLGEHPAPRWLGTLPLFHVGGLAMLTRTAYEGGCLLLHERFDADAVNRAIDTEGASHASFVATTLERVLDARQDRPLPDSFQCALIGGGPVPTALLTRARAAGLRALQTYGLTEACSQVTTERPGEADGRTAGPPLPGLQVRVVGADGVTLGEGQEGDVEARGPTLMSGYWNQPDATRDAFHDGWLRTRDVGVLDAKGRLTLLSRRTDLIVRGGENLYPAEIEAVLANHPAILESAVVGVPEPHWGEVPVAFVVLRPGHELPGDLDAWCRQSLARFKVPGRFFAVETLPRNAMSKVERSVLRKHALSHPPYQSGS; encoded by the coding sequence ATGATCCACGACTGCCCCATCCGCGAGGGCGCGGGCCTGCATCCCAACGCGGAGGCGCTGCGCTTCGCGGACCAGACCTGGACCTTCCGCGCGCTGGACGAAGCGGTGACGCGCTGGACCGGAGCCCTGGCCGCGCGCGGAGTGGGGCAAGGCGACCGGGTGGCGCTGCTGTCGACGAGCCACCCGGCAGTGACCTTCCTCTTCTGGGCGCTGGGCCGGCTGGGCGCGGTGTTCGCGCCGCTCAACGCCCGGCTCACCCCGGCGGAGCTGCGGCCCCTGCTGGAGGCCGTGGAGCCCCGGCTCACGCTGGCGCTCGAAGCCCTGCGCGACCGGCTCCCCGGAGCGGAGGCCCTGGAGGCCTTCCCGGACGGCGTGACCACGGGCTCCGTGCCCGCGCGCGCCTGGGACGCGGACACGCCCCGGGTCATCCTCTTCACCAGCGGGACCACGGGAAGGCCCAAGGGCGCCGTGCTCACGGAAGGGGCCTTCCGTGCCTCGTGCCAGGCCTCCGCCGCGAACCTGGGCGAGCACCCCGCGCCGCGCTGGCTGGGCACGCTGCCCCTGTTCCACGTCGGCGGCCTGGCCATGCTCACGCGCACCGCGTACGAGGGCGGCTGCCTCCTCCTGCACGAGCGCTTCGACGCGGACGCGGTCAACCGCGCCATCGACACGGAGGGCGCTTCGCACGCCAGCTTCGTCGCCACCACGCTGGAGCGGGTGCTGGACGCGAGGCAGGACCGCCCGCTGCCCGACTCCTTCCAGTGCGCGCTGATTGGCGGGGGGCCCGTCCCCACGGCGCTGCTCACGCGGGCCCGCGCCGCCGGACTCCGGGCCCTCCAGACCTACGGCCTCACCGAGGCCTGCTCCCAGGTGACCACCGAACGCCCCGGCGAAGCGGATGGCCGCACCGCGGGGCCGCCCCTGCCGGGCCTCCAGGTCCGCGTCGTCGGGGCGGACGGCGTGACGCTCGGCGAAGGGCAGGAGGGCGACGTGGAGGCGCGCGGCCCTACGCTGATGTCCGGCTACTGGAACCAGCCCGACGCCACGCGCGACGCCTTCCACGACGGCTGGCTGCGGACCCGGGACGTGGGCGTGCTGGACGCGAAGGGACGCCTCACCCTCCTGTCGCGCCGCACGGACCTCATCGTGCGGGGAGGGGAGAACCTCTACCCGGCGGAGATCGAAGCCGTGCTCGCCAACCACCCCGCCATCCTGGAGTCCGCCGTCGTCGGCGTGCCGGAGCCCCACTGGGGCGAGGTCCCCGTCGCCTTCGTCGTCCTGCGCCCCGGCCACGAACTGCCCGGAGACCTGGACGCGTGGTGCCGTCAGTCGCTCGCGCGCTTCAAGGTGCCTGGCCGCTTCTTCGCGGTGGAGACGCTGCCGCGCAACGCCATGAGCAAGGTGGAGCGCTCCGTCCTGCGGAAACACGCCCTGTCTCATCCCCCGTATCAGTCAGGGTCCTAA
- the menC gene encoding o-succinylbenzoate synthase: MRITDATLTPLHLTLAHPLKTARGTYATREGFLIRLRDEDGRVGQGEAMPLPEFGTEPLTLTHTVLRAWLSSLKGQSLEDSIEGIEATLVPSASEELRQRGARIRLIDTGEPVPAAQHGLELALLDLLAQRKGVPLCWLLAEEARQEVLVNALLGAEEPAALARQAQEAVEEGFQTLKVKVAGRSLDEDEARVRAVREAVGPRVRLRLDANGGWSEPEANRALDRLGWYDLELVEQPTPPEDLQALWRVQRRAPCLIAADETLATPAAVRTLLTMDLGGGPAVGAVVIKPMVLGGLLPSMVVALRAAHLGMHAFVTSSIDGVVARAGAAHLASALPSGELASGLAVGRLFADEPRDHPYQPHGGLVRLRDEPGLGLNPDLLWDR; this comes from the coding sequence ATGCGCATCACCGACGCGACGCTCACCCCGCTGCACCTCACGCTGGCCCACCCCCTGAAGACGGCGAGGGGCACCTACGCCACGCGCGAAGGGTTCCTCATCCGGCTGCGGGACGAGGACGGCCGGGTGGGGCAGGGCGAGGCAATGCCCCTGCCGGAGTTCGGCACGGAGCCGCTGACCCTGACGCACACGGTGCTGCGCGCGTGGCTGAGCTCCCTCAAGGGCCAGTCGCTGGAGGACAGCATCGAGGGCATTGAAGCCACGCTCGTGCCGTCGGCCAGCGAGGAGCTGCGCCAGCGCGGTGCGCGGATCCGGCTCATCGACACCGGGGAGCCCGTCCCCGCCGCGCAGCACGGCCTGGAGCTGGCGCTGCTGGATCTGCTGGCCCAGCGCAAGGGCGTGCCCCTGTGCTGGCTGCTCGCGGAGGAGGCGCGGCAGGAGGTCCTGGTCAACGCGCTGCTGGGCGCGGAGGAGCCGGCGGCGCTGGCCCGTCAGGCGCAAGAGGCCGTGGAGGAGGGCTTCCAGACGCTGAAGGTGAAGGTCGCGGGCCGCTCGCTGGACGAGGATGAAGCCCGGGTGCGCGCCGTGCGCGAGGCGGTGGGCCCCCGCGTGCGCCTGCGTTTGGACGCGAACGGCGGCTGGTCGGAACCCGAGGCCAACCGCGCCCTGGACCGGCTGGGCTGGTACGACCTGGAGCTGGTGGAGCAGCCCACGCCTCCGGAGGACCTGCAGGCGCTGTGGCGCGTGCAGCGCCGCGCGCCGTGTCTCATCGCCGCGGACGAGACGCTCGCGACGCCCGCGGCGGTGCGCACGCTGCTCACCATGGACCTGGGCGGCGGGCCCGCGGTGGGCGCGGTGGTGATCAAGCCGATGGTGCTCGGGGGGCTGCTGCCCTCCATGGTGGTGGCGCTGCGAGCAGCCCACCTGGGCATGCACGCGTTCGTCACCAGCTCCATCGACGGGGTGGTGGCCCGGGCGGGCGCCGCGCACCTGGCCTCCGCGCTGCCGTCGGGAGAGCTGGCCTCCGGGCTCGCCGTGGGGCGGCTCTTCGCGGACGAACCGCGCGACCATCCCTATCAACCCCACGGGGGACTCGTGCGGCTGCGCGACGAGCCCGGGCTGGGGCTGAACCCGGACCTCCTCTGGGACCGCTGA
- a CDS encoding 1,4-dihydroxy-2-naphthoate polyprenyltransferase, which yields MAVRPKTLTAGAVPVLVGTALAYGNGVGRLLPALAALVGAVLIQIGTNFINDYYDFKKGADTEERLGPKRVTQSGLIAPGAVLMGGLGCFALATLVGLYLVSVGGWPIVAIGVASLLCGYAYTGGPFPLAYLGLGDLFVLIFFGIVAVTGTYYVQAGVVSPAAWWASVPVGAIGTCLIVVNNQRDASTDVKAGKRTMAVRFGQGFGRAEYVLLLVASYVTPFVLFARGYASAWAFLPLLSLPLVVPPLKLMLKAEGAALNPALGGTAKLQMVFGLLFAVGLYLR from the coding sequence ATGGCCGTGCGTCCGAAGACGCTGACGGCGGGCGCGGTGCCGGTGCTGGTGGGCACGGCGCTCGCGTACGGCAACGGTGTGGGGCGCCTGCTGCCCGCGCTCGCGGCGCTCGTGGGCGCGGTGCTGATCCAGATTGGCACCAACTTCATCAACGACTACTACGACTTCAAGAAGGGCGCGGACACCGAGGAGCGCCTGGGGCCCAAGCGTGTGACGCAGAGCGGGCTCATCGCGCCGGGCGCGGTGCTGATGGGGGGCCTCGGGTGCTTCGCGCTGGCGACGCTGGTAGGGCTGTACCTGGTCTCGGTGGGCGGGTGGCCCATCGTGGCCATCGGAGTGGCCTCGCTGCTGTGCGGCTACGCGTACACGGGCGGCCCGTTCCCGCTGGCCTACCTCGGTCTGGGCGACCTGTTCGTGCTCATCTTCTTCGGCATCGTCGCGGTGACGGGCACGTACTACGTGCAGGCCGGCGTCGTGAGCCCGGCGGCCTGGTGGGCGTCGGTGCCGGTGGGCGCCATCGGCACGTGCCTCATCGTGGTGAACAACCAGCGCGACGCGAGCACGGACGTGAAGGCCGGCAAGCGCACGATGGCGGTGCGCTTCGGTCAGGGCTTCGGCCGCGCGGAGTACGTGCTGCTGCTCGTGGCGTCCTACGTCACGCCGTTCGTGCTGTTCGCCCGGGGCTACGCGAGCGCCTGGGCCTTCCTGCCGCTGCTGAGCCTGCCGCTGGTGGTGCCGCCGCTGAAGCTGATGCTGAAGGCCGAGGGCGCGGCGCTCAACCCCGCGCTGGGCGGGACGGCGAAGCTGCAGATGGTGTTCGGGCTGCTGTTCGCGGTCGGTCTGTACCTGCGCTGA
- the menH gene encoding 2-succinyl-6-hydroxy-2,4-cyclohexadiene-1-carboxylate synthase, with protein sequence MGVTLAYDTWGECPHTLLALHGFTGSGASFGHLRPLLGRSVRVVAVDLPGHGRTPLPQKTGRDGFLETVDAIVQLARGLGGHVDLLGYSQGARLALGAAVQAPECFGRLIMESGSPGLHRRQERSERREADAKLVDFIRAKGVDAFVERWEALPLFDGLRRLPEAEQAALRERRKACTAEGLAGALETLGLGVQPDYWPSLHRQRLPTLLLTGDQDVKFTTLARRMAAELPVVWRHAFAGVTHAPHLEAPEEYVREVLSFLQTPWYEAPQFEPAILAREAAHP encoded by the coding sequence ATGGGCGTGACGCTCGCTTATGACACCTGGGGCGAATGCCCCCATACGCTCCTGGCGCTGCACGGCTTCACCGGTAGCGGCGCTTCGTTCGGACACCTGCGTCCGCTGCTCGGTCGCTCCGTGCGCGTCGTGGCGGTGGATCTGCCCGGCCACGGCCGCACGCCGCTGCCGCAGAAGACGGGGCGCGACGGCTTCCTGGAGACGGTGGACGCCATCGTCCAGCTGGCGCGCGGGCTGGGCGGCCACGTGGATCTGCTCGGCTATTCGCAGGGCGCCAGGCTCGCGCTGGGCGCGGCGGTCCAGGCGCCAGAGTGCTTCGGCCGGCTGATCATGGAGAGCGGCTCGCCCGGCCTGCACCGCCGCCAGGAGCGCTCCGAGCGGCGCGAGGCGGACGCGAAGCTCGTGGACTTCATCCGCGCGAAGGGCGTGGACGCCTTCGTGGAGCGGTGGGAGGCGCTGCCCCTCTTCGACGGACTGCGCCGCCTGCCGGAAGCGGAGCAGGCCGCGCTGCGCGAGCGCCGCAAGGCGTGCACGGCGGAGGGGCTCGCCGGGGCGCTGGAGACGCTGGGCCTGGGCGTGCAGCCGGACTACTGGCCGTCGCTGCATAGGCAGCGGCTGCCCACGCTGCTGCTCACCGGCGACCAGGACGTGAAGTTCACGACCCTGGCGCGGCGCATGGCGGCGGAGCTGCCGGTGGTGTGGCGCCACGCCTTCGCTGGGGTCACGCACGCCCCGCACCTGGAGGCGCCGGAGGAGTACGTGCGCGAAGTGCTCTCGTTCCTCCAGACGCCCTGGTACGAAGCGCCGCAGTTCGAACCCGCCATCCTGGCGCGAGAGGCCGCCCACCCGTGA
- the menD gene encoding 2-succinyl-5-enolpyruvyl-6-hydroxy-3-cyclohexene-1-carboxylic-acid synthase translates to MSLDANLNVLWSRALLEELVRGGVRHAVVCPGSRSSALALACASTPGLRVWSVIDERSAGFFALGVAKQSRQPVVLVATSGSAGAHFFPAVIEAAMAQVPLVILTADRPLELQGWGAPQTVPQARFYGDFARLFADVGLPEASSPALAHLRATAARAVGTACRAPRGAVQLNVPFREPLAPIAVDFGAEKLTALAREGRTDAPITHIAPPSRAPDAAVLEAVRARIAATERGVIVCGPRDEDDGFADAIAALSLATGYPVLAEATSQARYGGGPLTVSLYDALLRHEPFTRTHAPEVVLRFGGGLTPKSPQQWLDGSGADITVFSDEGALYDPAHRAARVVEGNAVLACRALTQGLSRGPGRWAQDFVNAERVARNALETALGEQPNALTEPRLAREVVAALPANALFFVSSSMPIRAVDAFAHGGGVPLRVLANRGANGIDGIVSSAAGMAAAAGRPVVLLTGDLALLHDVGGLVTAARARVPLTVVVVNNDGGGIFSFLPLAQVAKPDVFEALFGTPHGVDLSHAAALAGARFERPTTPAALRAAVRTGLEGGLHLVEVQVDRTTNVDAHRHLFTRMATALGEGPWA, encoded by the coding sequence ATGTCCCTGGACGCCAACCTCAACGTGCTGTGGTCGCGCGCGCTGCTGGAAGAGCTGGTGCGGGGCGGCGTGCGGCACGCGGTGGTGTGTCCGGGCTCCCGCTCCTCCGCGCTGGCGCTCGCCTGCGCGAGCACGCCGGGACTGCGCGTCTGGTCCGTCATCGACGAGCGGAGCGCGGGCTTCTTCGCGCTGGGCGTGGCGAAGCAGTCGCGCCAGCCGGTGGTGCTGGTGGCGACGAGCGGTTCGGCGGGCGCGCACTTCTTCCCGGCCGTCATCGAGGCGGCCATGGCCCAGGTGCCGCTGGTCATCCTCACGGCGGACCGGCCGCTGGAGCTGCAGGGCTGGGGCGCGCCGCAGACGGTGCCCCAGGCGCGCTTCTACGGTGACTTCGCGCGGCTGTTCGCGGACGTGGGCCTGCCGGAGGCGAGCAGCCCCGCCCTCGCGCACCTGCGCGCCACGGCCGCCCGCGCGGTGGGCACCGCGTGCCGCGCGCCCCGGGGCGCCGTGCAGCTCAACGTGCCGTTCCGAGAACCGCTGGCGCCCATCGCAGTGGACTTCGGCGCGGAGAAGCTGACGGCGCTCGCGCGGGAGGGGCGGACGGACGCGCCCATCACCCACATCGCGCCGCCGTCTCGCGCCCCGGACGCGGCGGTGCTGGAGGCCGTGCGCGCGCGCATCGCCGCCACCGAGCGCGGCGTCATCGTGTGCGGCCCGCGCGACGAGGACGACGGCTTCGCGGACGCCATCGCCGCGCTGAGCCTGGCGACGGGCTACCCGGTGCTCGCGGAGGCCACGTCCCAGGCGCGCTACGGCGGCGGCCCGCTGACCGTGTCGCTCTACGACGCGCTCCTCCGCCATGAGCCGTTCACGCGGACCCACGCGCCGGAAGTGGTGCTGCGCTTCGGCGGAGGCCTGACGCCCAAGTCGCCGCAGCAGTGGCTGGATGGCTCCGGCGCGGACATCACCGTCTTCAGCGACGAGGGCGCGCTGTACGACCCGGCGCACCGGGCGGCGCGGGTGGTGGAGGGCAACGCGGTGCTCGCGTGCCGTGCGCTGACGCAGGGGCTGTCGCGAGGCCCGGGCCGCTGGGCGCAGGACTTCGTGAACGCGGAGCGGGTGGCCCGCAACGCGCTGGAGACGGCGCTCGGTGAACAGCCGAACGCGCTGACCGAGCCCCGGCTGGCGCGCGAGGTGGTGGCGGCGCTGCCGGCGAACGCGCTCTTCTTCGTGTCCAGCAGCATGCCGATCCGCGCGGTGGATGCGTTCGCGCACGGCGGTGGCGTGCCGCTGCGCGTGCTGGCGAACCGGGGTGCCAACGGCATCGACGGCATCGTGTCCAGCGCGGCGGGCATGGCCGCGGCGGCCGGAAGGCCCGTGGTGCTGCTGACCGGCGACCTGGCGCTCCTGCACGACGTGGGCGGGCTCGTCACGGCGGCGCGGGCGCGCGTGCCCCTGACCGTCGTCGTGGTGAACAACGACGGCGGCGGCATCTTCTCCTTCCTGCCGCTGGCGCAGGTGGCGAAGCCGGACGTGTTCGAGGCCCTCTTCGGCACGCCGCACGGCGTGGACCTGTCGCACGCGGCGGCGCTCGCGGGCGCCCGCTTCGAGCGGCCCACGACGCCCGCGGCCCTGCGCGCGGCGGTGCGCACCGGGCTGGAAGGCGGTCTCCACCTGGTGGAGGTCCAGGTGGACCGGACCACCAACGTGGATGCACACCGACACCTCTTCACGCGGATGGCCACCGCACTGGGAGAAGGACCATGGGCGTGA